A region from the Ignavibacteria bacterium genome encodes:
- a CDS encoding CoA transferase: protein MQLPLHGIKVLDFTRILSGPFCTMKLGDMGAEVIKIEQPNSGDDTRSWGPPFVNGESAYFLSVNRNKKSLTLNLKTSEAKEIIRKLLLQSDVVVENFRAGVMEKLGFGFDDVQKINPKIIYASISGYGQTSSRSHQPSYDLIVQGESGLMDVTGFPDGAPTKAGISLADVTAGTLCFEGILLALFQREKTGKGERVDISLLDGLLSLFTYQSQIALSSNRKVTRKGNQHPTITPYETYQTKNGFLNVAIGSESHWENFCEAIHRTDLMRDACFITNAKRVENRALLESELKPIFLTKTSEEWISLLQKADVPVGKINSLNDALQMDVLNEREMLALVQHPKVGEIKIVGNPIKLSSTSQQQFSPPPLLGEHTEEILLSIGYSKNTIGELQKGNVI, encoded by the coding sequence ATGCAATTACCTCTTCACGGAATAAAAGTTCTTGACTTCACACGAATTCTCTCAGGTCCATTTTGCACGATGAAACTCGGCGATATGGGAGCGGAAGTAATTAAAATCGAACAACCAAACAGCGGCGACGATACACGCAGTTGGGGACCGCCGTTTGTGAATGGTGAAAGCGCGTATTTTCTTTCCGTCAATCGCAACAAAAAAAGTTTAACGCTCAATTTGAAAACGAGTGAAGCAAAAGAAATTATTCGGAAACTACTTTTACAAAGCGATGTTGTTGTAGAAAATTTTCGCGCAGGAGTGATGGAGAAACTTGGATTCGGTTTCGATGATGTGCAAAAAATAAATCCGAAAATTATTTATGCTTCGATTTCCGGTTATGGACAAACGAGTTCGCGAAGTCATCAGCCGAGTTACGATTTGATTGTGCAAGGCGAATCGGGATTGATGGATGTTACCGGTTTTCCCGATGGCGCGCCAACGAAAGCGGGAATTTCTCTTGCCGATGTTACTGCGGGAACGTTGTGCTTCGAAGGAATTTTACTCGCACTGTTTCAACGAGAGAAAACAGGAAAAGGCGAGCGCGTTGATATTAGTTTGCTCGATGGCTTGCTATCATTGTTCACCTATCAATCGCAAATTGCGTTGTCATCAAATCGAAAAGTTACACGCAAGGGAAATCAGCATCCGACGATTACGCCGTACGAAACATATCAAACAAAAAACGGATTTCTGAATGTTGCCATCGGGAGTGAATCGCATTGGGAAAATTTCTGTGAAGCAATTCATCGAACGGATTTGATGCGTGATGCTTGTTTTATTACGAATGCAAAGCGAGTTGAAAACCGCGCGTTACTGGAAAGTGAACTCAAACCTATTTTTCTTACGAAAACAAGTGAAGAGTGGATTTCTCTTTTACAAAAAGCAGATGTTCCTGTTGGAAAAATAAATTCGCTTAATGATGCTTTACAAATGGATGTGTTGAACGAGCGTGAAATGCTTGCTTTGGTTCAACATCCGAAAGTTGGTGAAATAAAAATTGTAGGAAATCCGATTAAACTTTCTTCCACTTCACAACAACAATTTTCTCCGCCGCCGTTACTTGGCGAACATACAGAAGAGATTTTGCTTTCGATTGGGTACTCGAAAAATACGATTGGCGAACTGCAAAAAGGAAATGTGATTTAA
- a CDS encoding NCS1 family nucleobase:cation symporter-1 — MQKSVNNRMNNELIEINLSKVEHSPLINKDIAPTTISQRTWGTYNIAALWIGMSVCIPTYMLASGLIAGGMNWWQAILTIALGNIIVLIPMILNAHAGTKYGIPFPVLTRASFGTIGSNIPALLRALVACGWFGIQTWIGGQAIDAMLVVLIPAWSTLGFGQWISFAIFWMMNVYFIIKGTESIRWLESLAAPFLIVVGLGLLAWAYVQGGGWGPILSQQSKFQTAEEFWKFFVPSLTGMVGFWATLSLNIPDFSRYAKSQRAQILGQAFGLPPTMALYSFIGVAVTSATIVIFGEAIWDPVALLAKFHNPIIILLSMLSLLVATLTTNIAANVVSPANDFANLMPKKITFKIGGLITAFVGIAMMPWKLLSDFGTYIFVWLIGYSSFLGPIAGVMIADYFIIRKLKLNVEDLYLRNGEYEFSNGFNFKALLSLFAGVFVGLIGLFVSDLRFLYDYAWFVGFGVAMVCYKLIMKKKD, encoded by the coding sequence CTGCAAAAATCAGTTAATAACAGAATGAATAACGAACTCATCGAAATTAATCTTTCCAAAGTCGAACATTCACCACTCATCAACAAAGACATTGCGCCGACAACAATTTCGCAACGTACGTGGGGAACATACAATATCGCCGCTTTGTGGATTGGAATGAGCGTGTGCATTCCAACATATATGCTTGCAAGCGGATTGATTGCCGGTGGAATGAATTGGTGGCAAGCGATTCTCACGATTGCATTAGGAAATATTATCGTTCTCATTCCAATGATTTTAAACGCGCACGCCGGAACAAAATATGGAATTCCGTTTCCCGTTCTTACGCGCGCTTCATTCGGAACAATCGGCTCGAACATTCCTGCATTACTTCGCGCGCTCGTTGCGTGCGGTTGGTTCGGCATTCAAACGTGGATTGGCGGACAAGCAATTGATGCAATGCTCGTCGTTCTTATTCCAGCGTGGAGTACGCTTGGTTTCGGTCAGTGGATTTCGTTTGCAATTTTTTGGATGATGAACGTGTATTTCATTATCAAAGGAACGGAATCAATTCGTTGGCTCGAATCACTTGCCGCGCCGTTTCTTATTGTTGTTGGATTAGGATTGCTTGCGTGGGCGTACGTGCAAGGAGGTGGCTGGGGTCCAATTCTTTCGCAGCAAAGTAAATTTCAAACAGCAGAAGAGTTTTGGAAATTTTTTGTTCCATCGCTGACGGGAATGGTGGGATTTTGGGCAACACTTTCGCTCAATATTCCGGATTTTTCTCGCTACGCAAAAAGTCAGCGAGCGCAAATTCTTGGACAAGCATTCGGACTTCCGCCAACTATGGCATTGTATTCATTCATCGGCGTTGCAGTTACATCGGCAACGATTGTAATTTTTGGTGAAGCAATTTGGGATCCCGTTGCATTGCTTGCTAAGTTTCACAATCCGATTATCATTTTGCTTTCGATGCTTTCACTTCTTGTTGCAACGCTGACGACAAACATTGCGGCAAACGTTGTTTCTCCCGCGAACGATTTCGCAAACTTAATGCCGAAGAAAATTACATTCAAAATCGGCGGATTGATTACTGCGTTTGTTGGAATCGCGATGATGCCGTGGAAACTTCTTTCAGATTTTGGAACGTATATTTTCGTTTGGCTCATTGGTTACTCGAGTTTTCTTGGTCCCATTGCCGGCGTGATGATTGCGGATTATTTCATCATTCGCAAACTGAAATTGAACGTAGAAGATTTATATTTGCGCAATGGCGAATACGAATTCAGCAACGGTTTCAATTTTAAAGCGCTCCTTTCTCTTTTCGCCGGCGTGTTTGTCGGATTGATTGGCTTATTCGTTTCCGACCTTCGCTTTTTGTATGATTATGCGTGGTTTGTTGGGTTTGGTGTGGCAATGGTTTGTTACAAACTTATTATGAAAAAGAAGGATTAG
- the recQ gene encoding DNA helicase RecQ yields the protein MNLLSPLKQYFGYTTFHPLQEEIISDILQKKDVFVLMPTGGGKSLCYQLPSIINDGMTIVVSPLIALMKDQVDSLRENGVPSAFINSSLNENEIHNVKAQLLRNEIKLLYVAPERIMMPSFLPFLQTLNIGLFAIDEAHCISEWGHDFRPEYRQLKTLRTTFPTIPISAFTATAIPAVQNDIVHQLNLRDAKIYVASFNRKNLFYSVQPKQDSYKQLLVYLRAHKKDSGIIYCFSREKTETLAQRLNDDGFRALPYHAGLDAKVRTENQEKFIKDDVEIIVATIAFGMGINKSNVRFVIHYDLPKNLESYYQETGRAGRDGLPGDCILFYGYGDRRKIEYFIEEMQNEQNKKIAFEKLEKIIEFCENNHWCRRKILLKYFGEEYVQTNCGNCDTCISPKDKIDGTIPAQKILSCIKRTGERFGATYIVDVLRGSENEKIQHNKHVQLSTYGIGKDFSAKQWKAFIRELVRLGFISVDEEFRSLKLNERSNEILFNNEKVFLTKPEKEKVRSKVSEPTDDNFDSKLFDELKHLRKILADDEGVPPYVVFHDTALKEMAMFKPTTESDLKMITGVGERKLAKYGDEFLSIIQSYLKK from the coding sequence GTGAACCTCCTCTCTCCGCTCAAACAATACTTCGGTTACACGACTTTTCACCCGTTGCAGGAAGAAATCATATCAGATATTCTTCAAAAAAAAGATGTGTTTGTTTTGATGCCAACGGGCGGAGGAAAATCGTTGTGTTATCAATTGCCTTCGATTATCAATGATGGAATGACAATTGTCGTTTCACCATTGATAGCATTGATGAAAGACCAAGTTGATAGTTTGCGAGAGAATGGAGTTCCTTCTGCGTTTATCAATAGTTCGTTGAATGAAAATGAAATTCATAATGTAAAAGCACAACTTCTTCGCAACGAAATCAAACTTCTCTACGTTGCGCCGGAAAGAATTATGATGCCGTCGTTTCTTCCTTTCTTGCAAACGTTGAACATCGGTTTGTTTGCGATTGACGAAGCGCATTGCATCTCTGAATGGGGACACGACTTTCGTCCCGAATACAGGCAACTCAAAACATTGCGAACAACATTTCCAACTATTCCGATTTCTGCATTTACCGCGACAGCAATTCCCGCAGTGCAGAACGATATTGTTCACCAACTCAATCTGCGCGATGCAAAAATTTACGTTGCAAGTTTCAATCGGAAAAATCTTTTCTACTCTGTTCAACCGAAACAAGATTCGTACAAACAACTTCTCGTTTATCTGCGCGCTCACAAAAAAGATTCGGGAATTATTTATTGTTTCAGCCGCGAAAAAACGGAAACACTTGCGCAACGTTTGAACGACGACGGTTTTCGCGCTTTACCGTACCACGCAGGACTTGATGCAAAAGTTCGAACCGAAAATCAAGAAAAGTTTATCAAAGATGACGTAGAAATTATTGTTGCAACTATTGCATTCGGAATGGGCATCAACAAATCGAACGTGCGCTTTGTTATTCATTACGACTTGCCGAAAAATTTAGAAAGTTATTATCAGGAAACGGGACGCGCGGGACGTGATGGTTTGCCGGGCGATTGCATTTTGTTTTACGGTTACGGCGATAGAAGAAAAATTGAATACTTCATCGAAGAAATGCAAAACGAGCAAAACAAAAAAATTGCTTTTGAAAAACTTGAAAAAATAATCGAGTTTTGCGAAAACAATCATTGGTGCCGAAGAAAAATTCTTCTGAAATATTTCGGTGAAGAATATGTTCAAACAAATTGCGGCAACTGCGATACGTGCATTTCTCCGAAAGATAAGATTGACGGAACAATTCCTGCGCAAAAAATTCTTTCGTGTATCAAACGAACGGGTGAACGATTCGGTGCAACGTATATTGTTGACGTCCTGCGCGGTTCTGAGAATGAAAAAATTCAGCACAACAAACACGTGCAACTTTCTACGTATGGCATTGGAAAAGATTTCTCTGCAAAACAATGGAAAGCGTTTATTCGTGAACTTGTTCGGCTCGGTTTTATTTCTGTTGATGAAGAATTTCGCAGTTTGAAATTGAACGAGCGAAGCAACGAGATTTTATTCAACAACGAAAAAGTTTTTCTCACCAAACCGGAAAAAGAAAAAGTGCGTTCAAAAGTAAGCGAACCAACCGACGATAATTTCGACTCAAAACTTTTCGATGAATTAAAACATTTACGAAAAATTCTCGCCGATGATGAGGGTGTTCCTCCGTATGTCGTTTTTCACGATACAGCATTGAAAGAAATGGCAATGTTCAAACCAACAACAGAGAGTGATTTGAAAATGATTACAGGTGTGGGAGAAAGAAAATTGGCAAAGTATGGAGATGAGTTTTTATCTATTATACAAAGTTATTTGAAAAAATAA
- a CDS encoding DUF4918 family protein, protein MVSYVDKIFQFYNEICEGKYFWMKERLEKENIFILDEFLINESFMRLFYDTYVVPHSPKIVICGINPGRKGAGKTGVPFLDLKSLSKLLNGLNKIEEERSAQFFYSIIENYGCKVFYSSFYVTNISCLGFIKKEKRYRNINYFDLPIEVQTIILEKFVDEMNLVKPLRIIPCSIDVEITLNELKQNDKINAIIENRLPHPYYCSIDRNKITQKQNYINTLNRFITL, encoded by the coding sequence ATGGTTTCTTACGTAGATAAAATATTTCAATTCTATAATGAAATTTGTGAAGGAAAATATTTTTGGATGAAAGAGAGGCTAGAAAAAGAAAATATTTTTATACTTGATGAGTTTCTAATTAACGAATCTTTTATGAGATTGTTTTATGATACTTACGTTGTACCACACTCCCCTAAAATCGTTATATGTGGAATTAACCCTGGAAGAAAAGGAGCCGGAAAAACTGGCGTTCCTTTTTTAGATCTTAAGTCTCTATCAAAATTATTAAACGGCTTAAATAAAATAGAAGAAGAGCGTAGCGCGCAATTTTTTTATTCCATTATTGAAAACTATGGTTGTAAAGTTTTTTATTCCAGTTTTTATGTTACAAATATTTCTTGTTTAGGTTTTATAAAAAAAGAAAAACGATATAGAAACATCAATTATTTCGACCTACCAATAGAAGTTCAGACTATTATTTTAGAGAAATTTGTTGACGAAATGAATTTAGTTAAACCTTTACGTATTATCCCTTGCAGTATTGATGTTGAAATAACATTAAACGAGCTAAAACAAAACGATAAAATAAATGCAATTATTGAAAATAGATTACCTCATCCTTATTACTGTTCAATTGACAGAAATAAGATCACTCAAAAGCAGAATTATATTAATACATTAAATAGATTCATTACTTTATAA
- a CDS encoding pathogenicity locus: MTNSKAQALKEFQQIPGVGKSIANDLWELGFRSVQDLKYNNPEEMYERYCSLVGTTVDRCLLYVFRCAVYFASNKKHEPELLKWWNWKYDQKLL; this comes from the coding sequence ATGACAAACTCAAAAGCACAAGCGCTGAAAGAATTTCAGCAAATTCCAGGCGTAGGAAAAAGTATTGCAAACGATTTATGGGAACTTGGGTTCCGTTCGGTTCAGGATTTGAAATACAACAACCCGGAAGAAATGTACGAACGATACTGTTCGTTAGTCGGAACTACCGTTGACCGATGTTTGCTTTATGTGTTTCGTTGCGCGGTATATTTTGCTTCAAATAAAAAGCACGAACCAGAATTATTGAAATGGTGGAATTGGAAATATGATCAAAAATTATTGTAG
- a CDS encoding DUF2281 domain-containing protein produces MNTQLNILQLLQQLPEEKQVEVLHYVEFLLQKYSPTKHNVVKEETQEYGVQETTTINREELKQEIDQLPEQILEEVYRLLHPMQKEKKRRVPFKTYNLGGQLDKVNIRKFAYEE; encoded by the coding sequence ATGAACACACAACTTAACATCCTTCAACTTCTCCAACAACTTCCCGAAGAAAAGCAAGTGGAAGTTCTTCACTATGTTGAATTTCTCTTGCAAAAATATTCTCCGACAAAACACAATGTTGTCAAAGAAGAAACGCAAGAATACGGAGTGCAAGAAACAACAACAATAAACCGCGAAGAACTCAAACAAGAAATTGACCAACTTCCTGAACAAATTTTAGAAGAAGTGTATCGTTTGCTTCATCCGATGCAGAAAGAGAAAAAGAGACGAGTGCCATTCAAAACATACAACTTAGGTGGACAACTTGACAAAGTGAACATAAGAAAATTTGCTTATGAAGAATGA
- a CDS encoding acylphosphatase yields MKVGCKIHVSGIVQGVGFRYFVFKKAGNLSLVGFVKNLTNSNVEIYAEGERSLVEELITRVKIGPPNAHVSGLHITWEEWKGTYSNFKIH; encoded by the coding sequence ATGAAGGTAGGTTGTAAAATACATGTCAGCGGTATCGTGCAAGGAGTTGGTTTTCGCTACTTTGTCTTTAAAAAAGCAGGGAATTTGTCATTAGTAGGATTTGTAAAAAATCTTACAAACAGCAACGTAGAAATTTATGCAGAAGGAGAACGCTCACTCGTAGAAGAACTGATTACACGTGTAAAAATTGGTCCTCCCAACGCACACGTGAGCGGATTACATATAACATGGGAAGAATGGAAAGGGACATATTCTAATTTTAAGATTCACTAA